The DNA sequence TTCCTTGCGAACGTTGGAGTTGAACAAGCCGAACGTATCAAATACACGGTTGTAGTTGAACACTTGGTTGCCAACGGAAGCGAAGAAGAACAAGCTCAAATCAAAGCCTTTGTAGTTGGCAGCGAGGTTCAAGCCAGTAGTGAAGTCTGGGTGAGGATTGCCGATCACGCCTTTGTCATCGTCATTGATGACTCCATCATCGTTCAAGTCCTTGAAGCGGATACGGCCGATTGCAGCACCATCCTGCGTTGCGTGATTATCAACATCATCCTGAGAGCGGAAAAGTCCGTCAGCAGTCAATCCATAGAAAGTAGAAATCGGAGATCCTACTTCGTTGATATTCACGATACCGATACGCGAGTCAAATCCACCTGGGAAGAAGGATTCAGAGCTACCGTCGATATCGAGGATTTCGTTGCGGTAATGAGAGAATACCAAGGAAGCATCCAATTCGAGATCACGACCGATGTTGTTGTTGAAATTCAACTGTACGTCGATCCCGCGGTTCTGCATGGAAGCGATGTTCACAAAGGCCGGAGCTGCTGTACCGGAAGTACCGGGGTTTGCAGGGTTGTAGAGGAGGCCTTCTGTGGTACGGTCATACACGTCCAAGACCACACCGAATCTTCCGTCAAACAAGGACACATCCAAACCAAGGTTGGCAGAGACGTTTTCCTCCCATTTGGTATCGGCATTTCCACGAGCGGTCAAAGCGTATCCCGTAGTCAAGCCAGTCTGAGAACCTGTGATATCGTAGAATGTGGAAGAAGTACCGCCGCCAAAACGGGCAAATGCATTTCCACCGGGAATGTTCTGGTTACCCGTGATTCCCCATCCTGCACGCAGTTTCAAATCAGAGATCCAGTTGACACTTTGCATGAATCCTTCCTCGCTGATTCTCCATGCAGCAGAGAATGCAGGGAATACTCCATATTTCTGGTTTCCGAAGTTGGAAGAACCGTCACGACGAAGTACAGCGCTCACTAGATAGCGATTGTCGAAGGTGTAATCTACTTTCCCAAACGTAGACAGGATCGCAGTTCTCCAACCACTAGAATTCACAGAACGTGTTTCAGGATCAGCCAGACCGGTGTTGAGGTACCAAGCATTGATATCCGTGGTAAAGTAGTTCGCCAATCCACCCCCAATATTGCGGCCGGTAGATTCGAAGGCTTCATATCCAACCAATGCCTTCAGTTCATGCTTATCGGCAAAGGTCTTCTCATAGCTCAAGGTACTGGTCCAAGTCCAAGAGAGGCCATTCTGCCAATTCTCGTTCCATGCAGTGTTGGCGTTTACCTCACGGTTTTCCCAAGTTGGGAAGTTGAATCCCCCAGTTTGGTTGCTGTAGAAATCAAAGCCCAAAGTGGTTTTGGCCTTCAAGCCTTCGATGATTTCCAACTCCGCATAGGCACTCCCCAACATGCGGTAGAAGGTCCCTTCGTTGTCCTTGTTTCTTTCCAAGAGGGCTACTGGGTTGCTACCGTTACTGACGAATGGAGCTTTATCTCCACCGTAGTTGCCTTGGATGTCATACATCGGCGTCAACGGGTTCATCAAGGTCGTCCATGTCATGACCCCTTGCTCATCCTGGTTACCACCGGAAACTCCGTCAGAACCAACCGATACAGACCGAGTCAAGGAGAAGGTCTCTCCGAAGGTCAGCTTGCCTACGTTGAACTCAGAGTTCGCACGCAGAGAAAGACGACGGAAGTAGTTATGGATCATGGTACCATTCTGGTCGAGGTATCCAGCGGAAAGGTAAAACTTGCTGAATTCGCTACCACCAGTTACCCCTACAGTATGCTCAGTCACCAATGCAGGATCAAATACCGCATCAAACCAATCGGTACCATTTTGATTGGCCTGCATGATGATATTGTCTGGGTAGGAATAGGAACTTTCGTCCACGACATTGCCTACAGGATAAGAGTAGTTGGGCAAAACGCCGCGTCCCAAGCCATAAGGGCTGGTCGGGTCTACTGTCAGGCCTGCATTCTCATGCTTGGTCCAAACGTAGTCCGAATAGTCCATCGGATCAGTAATGAGGTAATCGGGCGTACCAATGGGAGTTTGCAATCCAGCGTAGCCTGAGTAGGTTACTTTTGGTTTTCCCTTTTGTCCGCGCTTGGTTGTAATGATCACAACCCCGTTATTTGCACGTGCTCCATAAATGGAAGCAGCCGAAGCATCCTTGAGGACCTGCATGCTCTCAATATCAGATGGGTTCAATCCTGTGCTGTAAGAATCTTGCACAGGCACCCCATCGATCACGTAGAGCGGATCATTGTTTCCGAAGGAGCTGATCCCGCGGATACGTACAGTAGTACCTTCTCCTGGCTGTCCAGAAGTAGAGATCTGTACCCCTGCGGCACGACCTTCCAATTTCTGCGTAAATGATGTCGCGGAAATCTGGTTCAGTTCTTCAACATCTACCACGGTAACCGCGCCAGTGATGTCTTTCTTCCGTTGAGAGGTGTATCCTGTTACGAGGACCTCATCCAATTGGAGGACATCGACGGACATGGATACATTGATGGTGGGATTGTCCCCCACGACGAATTCCTGTGTGGCGAATCCTGTAAAGGAGAATACCACTTTGGCACCTTTTGCTACAGTGAGTCGATAGCTTCCGTCAATGTCGGTAAAGATACCATTGGTGGTACCCACCTCGATGACCTTTACCCCAGGCAGCACTTCACCTGCATCGTCGGTGACGACTCCTGAAATGTTGACGGATTGGGCCATCGCAAGCGGAATGCTAACCAGCATCCACAACGCAACCAATAATCCCGGCTTCCAAGAGCGGAATCCTTCCGGGATTTTCGAGATAAACTTGCGCTTCATACCAAGAAGATTTAATGTTAGTTGACTGGGCACCTTCTTCAGGCAAAAGCTTGAATGAAGGTGCTTCTTTAACAAAAACACCAGCCTGACACCCAGCTAATTGGGCCCCAAAGCTGGATTCCTTTCCATCTATCGCGACGGCACCTATCCCTTTCCCAGCCAACGAAAAGGTCATGGGAGTATGGGAGACTTGCTGCCAGACAGATGATTCTATACCTGATCGGAATGCAGCCGAAAACAACTGCAAACGAGGGTGAGAATTCAGCTCAAACTGGGCAAGCCACTCGCTCGAAATGTCGGATGATGAGTCTTCTCGGAAATGAAAAAGTGGAAGAATTGTCGGGCATGCGTGGGACGCGCGAATCTGATGAGATCGTTGCTCATCGTTCGAATGCATGCCGGTCTTCGGAAGGGATTCGGGAGAAGATCGGTGTCTGCTGCGCTTCAAATACACCTCTCCCATGAAGCCAGACGGATCGGAAATATTGGCAACAATATCCCTAGGCCCGTACAGGCAAACCAGTAGTAGTAGTGTAGTTTTGAAGGGCAGCTGTCGACAAAATGCGAGTAGCTGCACCATAAGTCTTGATCACACTGCAAGGCCCTATTAGTGCCGTGCAGGAAAATGGAATTGTCCTTTTATTAAGATAGTCGACTATTGGGAACTAGCCAACTCCTTACATTCTCAAGTAGTAAAAAAAGTATCAAACTTTAAAGAAAGGGCACACTGCATTAGTTCGCCAAAGCGGAAAAAAGAATACGTCAAGATTACGTCAAGCACTCGTCAAGCTCTCCAAGAAGCGAATGAAGTTCTCCCCTTTGCCTACCCCCAACTTTTTGCGCAGGCGATAGCGACAAGTTTCTGTCCCACGGATGGAGAGGTTGAGAAATTCGGAGATTTCCTTCGTGGAGAATTTCAGTTTCAGGTACCCGCACATCTTCAATTCCTGCACCGATAGTCCCGGACTGATCGCATTGAGTTTCTTGAAGAAATCGTCGTGCAGGAGGTCAAAATG is a window from the Pontibacter sp. G13 genome containing:
- a CDS encoding TonB-dependent receptor gives rise to the protein MKRKFISKIPEGFRSWKPGLLVALWMLVSIPLAMAQSVNISGVVTDDAGEVLPGVKVIEVGTTNGIFTDIDGSYRLTVAKGAKVVFSFTGFATQEFVVGDNPTINVSMSVDVLQLDEVLVTGYTSQRKKDITGAVTVVDVEELNQISATSFTQKLEGRAAGVQISTSGQPGEGTTVRIRGISSFGNNDPLYVIDGVPVQDSYSTGLNPSDIESMQVLKDASAASIYGARANNGVVIITTKRGQKGKPKVTYSGYAGLQTPIGTPDYLITDPMDYSDYVWTKHENAGLTVDPTSPYGLGRGVLPNYSYPVGNVVDESSYSYPDNIIMQANQNGTDWFDAVFDPALVTEHTVGVTGGSEFSKFYLSAGYLDQNGTMIHNYFRRLSLRANSEFNVGKLTFGETFSLTRSVSVGSDGVSGGNQDEQGVMTWTTLMNPLTPMYDIQGNYGGDKAPFVSNGSNPVALLERNKDNEGTFYRMLGSAYAELEIIEGLKAKTTLGFDFYSNQTGGFNFPTWENREVNANTAWNENWQNGLSWTWTSTLSYEKTFADKHELKALVGYEAFESTGRNIGGGLANYFTTDINAWYLNTGLADPETRSVNSSGWRTAILSTFGKVDYTFDNRYLVSAVLRRDGSSNFGNQKYGVFPAFSAAWRISEEGFMQSVNWISDLKLRAGWGITGNQNIPGGNAFARFGGGTSSTFYDITGSQTGLTTGYALTARGNADTKWEENVSANLGLDVSLFDGRFGVVLDVYDRTTEGLLYNPANPGTSGTAAPAFVNIASMQNRGIDVQLNFNNNIGRDLELDASLVFSHYRNEILDIDGSSESFFPGGFDSRIGIVNINEVGSPISTFYGLTADGLFRSQDDVDNHATQDGAAIGRIRFKDLNDDGVINDDDKGVIGNPHPDFTTGLNLAANYKGFDLSLFFFASVGNQVFNYNRVFDTFGLFNSNVRKEVLTNSFSEDNPDGDLPRLDVEDTYSQQPSSFYVEDASYLRLKNVQLGYTLPRAVLGNTFSNLRVYLQGQNLFTITNYSGIDPAPSNFGVQGGGGLPADQWNGFDFGNYPANRIMMIGVNASF